The following coding sequences lie in one Stigmatopora argus isolate UIUO_Sarg chromosome 5, RoL_Sarg_1.0, whole genome shotgun sequence genomic window:
- the acsl2 gene encoding long-chain-fatty-acid--CoA ligase 1: MDERKILFQREAIKRGVGEQQICGVPSHRVCLNVCERQSETWMWTCTGVLPPSAMHFQEWLQKLGANVGLKISSSDQSAADGLLPPSAHSSLSTLSLLGLGALASLTAYWLLTRPHPTPPPCDLRAQSIAVEGDPSCRRSALLPDDSPLEFYHPDTRTAYDMFQRGLRIAGDAPCLGFRKPGQPYQWISYTHVAEQAQALGSGLLAKGCQPGPQQFVGIFAQNRPEWIITELACYTYSMALVPLYETLGLEAMVHILHLAELSMVVCDREEKAASLLENKEKGVTPKLCRLVLFEKVGQAFVERARACQVELLHWTQLMDLGRQNLKEPVPPGPQDLAVVCFTSGTTGKPKGAMITHGNIASNTSSVIKILEGCFVIRQEDVSISYLPLAHMFERMIQVSMFCHGARVGFYQGDISLLMDDIKTLKPTFFPVVPRVLNRIYDKILGSVRSPLKRALLHYAVRRKQAELSGGVVRNNSLWDKLVFNRIQANLGGNLRFALTASAPICPKVLSFLRAAMGCFIFEGYGQTECTAGCTFSMPGDWTAGHVGAPLPCATVKLVDIPDMNYFAENGEGEICIRGPSVFRGYLKDPERTAEALDADGWLHSGDVGQWLTNGTLRIIDRKKHLFKLSQGEYVAPEKIENVYTHCAPVLQVFVHGDSLQSHLVGIVVPDPEVFVAWAKERGFVDSYEELCQIPDVKKAVLEDMRAVGKEAGLKSFEQVRELYLHPETFSVANGLLTPTLKSRRADIRRHFQEQIAAMYGQTAFV; encoded by the exons ATGGATGAACGGAAAATACTTTTCCAGCGCGAAGCCATCAAGCGCGGAGTAGGGGAGCAACAG aTCTGCGGCGTTCCATCTCATCGAGTCTGTTTGAACGTCTGCGAACGTCAATCGGAAACGTGGATGTGGACGTGCACGGGCGTTCTGCCTCCTTCAG CGATGCATTTCCAGGAGTGGTTGCAGAAACTCGGGGCCAACGTGGGACTGAAAATCTCCTCGTCGGACCAGAGCGCCGCGGACGGCCTCCTGCCACCGTCCGCTCATTCGTCCTTGTCCACGCTGTCCCTGCTGGGTTTGGGAGCGTTGGCGTCCCTCACCGCCTACTGGCTGCTGACCCGTCCGCACCCCACGCCGCCCCCTTGTGACCTTCGGGCGCAGTCCATAGCCGTGGAG GGCGATCCGAGCTGCCGGCGCTCGGCTCTGCTTCCGGATGATTCGCCGCTGGAGTTCTACCACCCCGACACCAGGACGGCCTACGACATGTTCCAGAGAGGCCTGAGGATCGCGG GCGATGCGCCCTGTCTTGGCTTCAGGAAGCCCGGCCAACCCTACCAGTGGATATCCTACACCCAC GTGGCCGAGCAAGCACAGGCGCTGGGTTCCGGTCTCCTGGCCAAAGGCTGCCAGCCCGGCCCTCAACAATTTGTCGGCATATTTGCGCAGAACAGACCTGAG TGGATTATCACAGAGTTGGCCTGCTACACGTACTCCATGGCCCTGGTTCCTCTGTACGAGACACTCGGTTTGGAGGCCATGGTCCACATTCTCCATCTGG CGGAGTTGTCCATGGTGGTGTGCGACCGTGAGGAGAAGGCCGCCTCGCTGCTGGAGAACAAGGAGAAGGGCGTCACCCCCAAACTCTGCCGCCTGGTTCTGTTCGAAAAGGTGGGCCAGGCCTTTGTGGAGAGGGCCAGGGCTTGCCAGGTGGAGCTTCTTCATTGGACACAGCTCATG GATCTGGGAAGACAGAACCTCAAAGAACCTGTG CCCCCCGGGCCGCAAGATCTGGCCGTGGTTTGCTTCACCAGTGGAACCACAG GCAAACCCAAGGGAGCCATGATCACCCACGGCAACATCGCCTCAAACACATCCTCCGTCATCAAGATCCTGGAG GGTTGCTTCGTCATCCGACAAGAAGACGTTTCCATCTCTTATCTGCCGCTGGCTCACATGTTCGAGAGGATGATTCAG GTGTCCATGTTCTGCCACGGCGCTCGAGTGGGCTTCTACCAAGGCGACATTTCCCTCCTGATGGACGACATCAAAACCCTGAAGCCCACCTTCTTCCCGGTCGTACCCCGCGTGCTCAACCGCATTTACGACAAG ATCCTGGGCTCGGTCCGGTCCCCGCTGAAGCGAGCTTTGCTCCACTACGCCGTCAGGAGGAAGCAGGCCGAGCTCAGCGGCGGCGTGGTGCGCAACAACAGTCTTTGGGATAAACTGGTTTTCAACAGGATTCAG GCTAACTTGGGAGGCAACCTACGCTTCGCCCTGACCGCCTCGGCGCCCATCTGCCCCAAGGTGCTCTCCTTCCTCCGGGCCGCCATGGGATGCTTCATTTTTGAAGGCTACGGGCAGACGGAGTGCACCGCCGGCTGCACCTTCTCCATGCCGGGGGATTGGACCGCCG GACACGTGGGCGCTCCTTTGCCCTGTGCTACAGTCAAGCTGGTGGACATCCCTGACATGAACTACTTTGCAGAAAACGGAGAAGGAGAG ATCTGCATCCGCGGCCCCAGCGTCTTCCGAGGCTACCTGAAGGACCCCGAGAGGACGGCCGAGGCTTTGGACGCCGACGGCTGGCTGCACAGCGGGGACGTGGGACAGTGGCTTACG AACGGGACGCTGCGCATCATCGACCGGAAGAAGCACCTCTTCAAGCTGTCGCAAGGGGAATACGTGGCTCCGGAAAAGATCGAAAACGTCTACACGCACTGCGCTCCCGTCCTGCAAGTCTTTGTGCACGGAGATAGTTTACAA TCTCACCTGGTGGGCATCGTCGTCCCCGATCCGGAGGTTTTTGTGGCCTGGGCCAAGGAACGAGGATTTGTGGACTCTTATGAAGAATTGTGCCAAATTCCC GATGTGAAGAAAGCCGTGTTGGAGGACATGAGAGCGGTTGGGAAGGAGGCGGGGCTTAAATCTTTTGAGCAG GTGAGAGAACTCTACCTGCATCCAGAGACGTTCAGCGTGGCTAACGGCCTCCTGACGCCGACGCTGAAAAGCCGCCGCGCCGACATCCGCCGGCATTTCCAGGAGCAGATCGCCGCCATGTACGGCCAAACGGCCTTCGTCTGA